One Glycine max cultivar Williams 82 chromosome 1, Glycine_max_v4.0, whole genome shotgun sequence genomic window, ACTTATTTTCGAGTTATATCTGTATAATTATctctattttgaattaattcagtTTCTGAATGCTTTGTCTAGCACGCTCATCGCCTAAGTGAGATATCTTCtgtaaaatttcatattctcCTCTGTTTGAGTTGGCTTGAGCAGCCTATACCTTACTTGAGCAAGGCTACCTTTTAAAATTGCCCTATTTCTCTGTAAAAACTCacaaattcatattaaaaaCTTCTAAAATCGTAATTCctatctaaaatatattaaaaactgaaaacataACGAATTTGGTTCAAAATAAAGCCTAAAGTATATTAAAGTATCAAATAAATGTCTCAAATTGCATATGAAAATACAGTAAATTTGATGTTTATCATCTTGATTCTAGTCTATCTTTAGAATATCATTATGAGATCACATTCTCAGAGTCCTCAATTACATCATTCTAATGTTGACTCTAGTACTGCTTCATTCTGATGTTGTCTATTCAATGTAGCCTTTGATAGATCATTTGAGTAAGgccttcttgatgtctttgcaACATGATAAGATTGAGATCTTCATAGGAAAGAACTAACTTCATCAATAAATGGgcttctttcaaatattttgaaGCTTCTCACTTGAAAGCATAGTTGAGATATTCATTCTAAGCTAGTTCTGAACTCATCAGAATGCTTACTCTTGATTTGCTCTTTGTATATCTTCCATTGAAACATTAGCAGATATGTTGGTTTGCATAGCTTTTCTACATATTATGTTATGCTTTGAGAGAGTTCTCTAATGCAAATGGAAATTCACTTAATGTTCTtcttaagtgaatatttgatgagATGACATAATAGATTTGTATTCCAAAACATTCTGGTGTGAGCTTGTTGTAGCAGTTGTGCttgctactatttttttttttatttctttgaccCTCTGAATGGTCAAGCTGGATTTCGATGCCTTCATGAAAGTTGTAGAGAATTCTATCCTTAACATTCAAGCATTGGTCTCATGTCAGTTGGACCACTACAACTAAGCAATCTTTAAAGCATTTGCAGTTGTGTATATTGTGAGGATAAAATGACATCTTTATCTTGATCATCAATTTGGTCCAAGATACAAGTCATATTAACTTACGACTTCATGACAGATGTAGATCTTTCTCTTAGCATTCTACAAGACACTTATGTAGCTCTAGCAATCTTCAAATTGTTGCACACATACCAAGTTGTCCAAACAGGTTAGTGTTTGCAACTTTAGGCTCAATTTTGTCCATGATACAAGTTGTATTAGATCACGACTTGTTCATGAAAGTTGAAGCTCTTTCTTAAAGATTGCATTTCTAGAACTACATATATGATGTCTAGAATGAACTCATCCCATTGATGAAATTCCATTCTAAGTATGTTGCAACAATGTTGTTCTTCACAATTGCTCATAATTGTTCCATCTAGAGAAATGTTCTTCTTGTCATTTAGTTGATGATTCCTTCTCTTGGCTTGAATTTTTATCTTCATTGAATGAGCATGTTAACTTCATTATACTACACAGACAATGACACTTTGTGTCTTCTTTTGAGCTTTGAAACCTATCATCCTTTCTGAGCGACTCATGACAACCTTCAATTGTTGTTCTTTATAGAACTTGTTTTTTATGAATACACTTTAGGAAACTCATCCGTTGGCAAAAACTTAGAAGACTTATGATTCGTATTTAGAaggtttgtcataattaaaaaataaaaaattttgaacTCAACATACACCGACACCAAAATAATctctaataaaaatttgatcCTTCAATCAAAGTTCTAGAGGAGAGCCATCTCATGGCTTattgaaaaaagagaagaaatgaaatagaagagaaaaaaaatataaattttcataaataagatatgaaaaataaaatataatattaatagttgTGCGTATCCTTAAAAGAAAAGTTgtcaacaaataaatatataaaagaaataaatatgaaagtgagagagataaaagaagaaatgaaatagGAGAatatagaagaaaagaaaaaggtaaaatggaagagagagaaatttgaaaggaaattattttaataagaatGTGAGATTACTTTTCATATATAGTTAAAAtagattcaaaatatatttttgtgttttttattatgtctatatataaacagtagaaatttttttaaaatattatgttaaatgaAATTGGGTAATGAAGagtaaattaactttaaatcaTATAAAGTTTtacaaatttgatttatttgttggaAAATTTTAATGCAATagttaaatatatgaaaattaacatgtatagtaaaaaaaattaattcaatgatTAGATAGAtgaaattaacatttaaaataatttatcaaatagtTAATTGGGGGAGATGGAAAATAAATACTTCTCATTTCAAGAAAACTACGCACCATAGAAACAAAACATCAGAGGTTCTTCTGTGTCAATTATTAGATTAGACTTCATCCACAAAAAGTACCTATCAGAAGAACTTGCAAATGTAACGGTTTGAAAACCCTTTAGTTGAACTCAGTCTAATGTGACTATTTTCCACCCAACCCAAGCTTTCAGAAAATCTGGCAGAGAGGAAACTGCACGGTATGCTGATCATCTATCCCACGTTACAACATAATAAGAGCTAAGGATTGTTGGTATCACTTCTTGAGCACATCATATGTATCCCCAAAATCTCAAATCTAGTATCTTccccaaaaaattatttattcccTCGTGTTATGCACATGCCTTGCATAGTGAAATGGACCCATCAATGTCACTAGGAATGTTTGCTCCGGAATCTTCACTTTCCAATTGACCCATCAATGCACACAATCATCAGCAAATAGAAATTTGGACCCAAATCACCATTTATTTTGACCCATCAATGCACATCATAAGCAAACAGAATTTTGGAACCAAATCACCATTTAGAAAGCCTTGCAAAACTCACCAAATTGGTATGCCCCAAACTGTGAACACTGTATAACAAAGATTTGACTAATTGGTATTTGAGTGTATCTCCATAAATATTCGCTGAGCCACATGATCTTATCTTATTAagcttttaaaattcaattcatctcaacttttatttaaaatgaaaaagagtgaACACTCATTTGAGATTATTCAACAAACAATTTCTGCAATCCGCAGTTTCGGCCAACGTTTACGTTTAACCTGCTCTTCGTTTTTCTCACTTGGTGATGTAATATTTctcatttgttaatttatttctatGAGCAATATTTCTTCCCCCTGTAGATCAAGCTAATCTCACGGTTCATATCAAGCATACCACGTTGACATTTGACATATCAAACaatatctttctttctttttctttctcttgaatTGCTTACCAACCCACTAAACTGCCGCCACACGCATCCGTTTGGTTCAAAGTGTATATGTGTCATCTATGACGTTGACCCTTTTCATTGATTTcctttataattgtttttttgacGGCGATTTCCTTTATAGTTAGTTGTACTATAATATGCTAAATGAATTTACACTGAGTTAATTCGTTACACActtttaaattgtaattatcttaattaattgcCCAACCCTGATTCTAATTGTCTAACTTGTAGGGATGTCCGTACTTAAGtttggaataaaaattcaagttagGCTAATTTACTTAAATAAAGCGGGGAAGACAAAAAATTAGTTCATTTGCTGGTGAGATCACAGCCCCATATCCTTGAAAACtcagtttaaattttgaattttttttaataaatatattttatttgacccaattttaaaggaagaaaaaacaatcttcggaatccaaaataaaatttatggcCCCGCAAATGTCGACACTTACCTAATTCTAAGTAGTTATGAATACAAATATTGTGTATTTTAATGTTGGTAATACTGctatttcaagaaaataatatgaaaaaggaTCCAATTTTGAATTTGTTCATATTGGGGTTGCTTGCATATTAAGATTTAAGAACCATCGACAATTTTGGTCATATTTACGTGTTTTTacggaattttttttatccataaaaattaaatattaatactaaAAGATTTATTATAACACTCATATTTCCTTTATCAATTAAGCTAAACCTCATTTGATTTAATCTCTACAGGGTTATTTAGCACATGATTAAGTTaacttttttagataaaaaaaatagttagctTTGAGTATTTTAAATGTCTTTAAGTGCAAAGAACTATAGCTAgtgcgcaatttttttaatttaattggtgTGTAttgcacaaaataaatatttgtttttatataattaaaatttatagtaaataaatgttgctaatatatgaattatattataattaaaatttataatagataaatatttttaaatatataaattatacttttgattttcaaagtataatttaaattttgatataaagttattttcaattattgattattttaaaaaaatacttaaattcatttcaatttagatatagagataaaaaaaagtaaattaaagagatacacaattaaaaaacacaaagtaaatataaataaagataaaaagatgGTAGTTTGGATAATTGAGATaagaaaaattgattaattgtgAGAGTatataatgcatgaaaaacacacccaaaagaaatattttaaatatttaattaagagatTGAGACTTGCTCTTCAAgtttatattctaatttattcaagtttatattctaatttataatataagactagatttcaaataaacaattactttttttattcttaattataaaatttattttagaaatttatttgtctctttttataagatttttttctaatttcaatatgcatcaattttttttcttacatatacttatttaattattctctttctagacattaataaaaagtaattaagtgGATAGAGAAATAAAcacatgataattttaaaatcagaatacaaataattaacagatttaatatgattaactaaattaattatttttattaagagaTGCGAATTAATTGAAATGATCTTATAAGTAGGAACGAATAtatgatttgttttttgaaaatattttaaaaaaataaggaaaaagggATTATTGTCTCAAAGTAAGCTATTTAAAAAATGCAGTTGAATAGATTAAACAAATGTTGGGTGAAGAAATAATTGATCTCCATTCCCCAAAAGAAGATTTTGTGAGGACCATAGCCTATAGGACATATAAAAGAAACATAGTATACACAGTTAGATCATGATATTGTTATATATCTACCAATCCAAATATCTATCGGTGTCAATAGGACGAATGAACAAAAAAAGTGGACCCCAAAAACTGCGTGTTTCCTTATTAGAGCGTCTCACGCAAAGGTACCCACAAAAATAATTGGTGTACTGTTGAACAAATAAACTCAtggcttatttatttaatttgtctaCCAAATAAATACCCCAATAATGAAGCCATAAGTATATTGTCACAAATTGGCAAATCATGAACAGCCAACACTTGAGGATTGTAAAGTAGCTTCTCACTTCTTTCTTTCGTTTTCGCCCACAACAAAAATGCCAATAATTAATGCCATTCACTTATGAAAAGCCTTTTTTTATCTTACCAAAAGTGGAGATTTTGGCAGCTATTTTGTTGCAAATGTAGATAGGCTCCAACAGTTTTGGCTTTCTCCCAAAATGACAcccattttatccttttttttctcaaactaGTGGGATCAAATTATAGAGTCCATCTCATTGGACTCGTAAAAATTTGATCATACCCTACCTTTTATAAAGCCATGCTTGTCGTACATGGATCCAAAATTTCCTCCGTGTGAAACTAGATTATTAAGATTCCTTCATGAGGgccaaaaggaaagaagaaagaaactaAGCTTGACCAATTCCATAGCATAAAATTAGAAATGCCAGATAAGAACAAATTGAACAAGTCACGTTTGAGTTCTAATTAACTTtcataaatacaaataattttcataaataatttgcataaattgaggggaaaaaaaaatctttcacgTAATAGTTACCATCCTCGACTCCTCGTTATATTCTTGATCCGGATCTACCACGTGCCAAGTTTCCAATTTTTCACAATGACACGCCtcgttgtgttttctttttcccgGAAAATCATTTTCGTGGACCAAAATACAAGAAATTTCCGTGTACCCAAGTGAGAAATTGGTGTTGTAAGTCCAAGATCAAGCGTAGCCGGCGCCAAATACACTTATATAaaccattatttttcttcaaccatGCGTTGACATTCAAAAATGCAATAGTCTCTCTACCTCTTTAGCGTGTACCTCACTTCTCTTGTTCAAATTTCCCACTCTTCACAATCCCAAATGCCTAACTTTTTCCATGTTCCCCATgcaaacacacatatataaataaagccCCTCCCTTCtaagtaaaaaattgaaattccctCAAAAAAACTCAACAACCCAACTCAAACCTACCCCCTTCATAGCAACCAAGCCAAACCTTCTCCTGCTCCACAATCAAATTCCATCAATTAAACATCCCTATAGGCTTCTCTTCCATGGCAAATTACCATTCTTCTAAATCCTTGCATCTTCCATGCAAAACCTTATCTCTAGTTCTCCTTTTTGTTTACTTGCTACTTATTGGTTCTTGTGATGCAATAAGAATAGGCCAAACTATGAAGCTGAATGAAACAAGAGAGATTCTCAAGAGAAAGCGCAATAACCAACATGGTTTTCCATACAAAAGCATGGTTTTCAACTTCTTCCCCAAAGGGCCGGTGCCACCTTCAGGTCCTTCAAAGAGGCATAACGCAGTGGTGGATTCAACACCTAATAATTGAAGTACATGAGAAGTCCTATTTGTtcaatttttccatttttttcttccttttttttcgtAGAATTTTTTGGTTTTGTAATATTTATGGGAGGGTTGCAAGGATTCTTATCAGATCAAATGTCAAGCCCCAATAGATCAGATCCTTAAAAGGGTCTGAGATTTTTTGGCTCTTATTCTAGATCACACATGTATAGAAAAGATTGTTGACATATACAGGAATATGTATATTATTGTTCAGTGCGAGACTTTTCTTCTATGTTCAATTTGTTGTCCAATTGGCTTATGGTTAGTGATGatgattaattgaatttaatatCTGTTTGTTTGATTTCTTGAGAATATGCAACGGCAGTATCATATGCAGCCATCAGATACCAAgggaataaaaaaaagcatgaaTTACTATAAACTTATCTTGTatctgtttttcatttttacggTAAAAAAAGTATGCGGCAATCAGGTTTTCATTGAAATTAAGGCTACCCTTTTCCTTCCCACTTGTGACTTTTCTCTGCGTACGTGTAACATTGACATCAGGTGAAAATTCAGAAATGTGAAAAGGCCAGAATTTGGACTTTTTCAGGACTGCAGCATATAATGCAAAAATGGATTCCTGAAAGTCTTCCAATTGATCTCATAGCTACCTTAGACTTTGACGGGTGTGACTTGGCCCACTCTCTTGTGAAAATtccactttaaaattaattaaaaaaatactctgTTTCCTTCAAAACATTGTATGTATTCCCTAATAAATTTCTTCAACAAAAAAGCATGGTGAATTCAAACAATGTTTTCTTTTCcccggacaaaaaaaaaaaagcactatATTCATGTTGTTTTGTTGaagaaatttattatatacCTATGGATTGGGATTTAATTAATACAACGGAGACAAGTTATAGCTATTGTTGTGATATTAATGTTGGCTCATTTTGAgttaaaatccaatttcttaTTGGTTGTACCTTACACTGCTACAGCCATTAATCATAGGCGGCGTATGGTTGGAAATGTTATGAATTTTAGCGAATCCGAATCCACTCAAGGCAAGCGAATTATCAGAAGGCAAATATAACTCGTGTTCAAAGGACATgggaaaaataacttaaaataaaaatatttttattgaaaagtaaaaaaattgtgacgtttttttttatgatttcttatcatttatataataaatattttttttttatttcttaaccaATATTCTAAAAACACTAATCAGCAAGATCGTTGTTAGAATAAGTTAAAACCGCAGCATGATGCAAGCAAGTTAATGCGTTCAGGggatttttctaaaatcattCAATGTTCAGGTGTCTAAGGTAAGGAATATTGGTCCCCTCGACCATATGTTATGTGAAAGTTTGGACCCTAAGATGCATTTTGTTTTGAACCGAGATTCCGATCCGATgatgaggaaaaaaaatcataagctTCTCCTCTTTTGGATGcttaaaaacaacattttttcaacaaatttcagTCGATGTCTTAAACATGATGAAATTTGGTTaatagcttttaaaaaaaaagaggctaAAGTGGCTAAAGTTTAACTGTCCCAAACTTTATTATCATTTTGTGACaagaaaactttatttttattttaatcatagtAATTACTTAGAGTGATTTTGTTTCACAGATTAAAAGTTTACTCTCAGGAATATTTCGTAAAACAACctttataattgttattgttttcattatttattatgaataattatttataataatcatttgcaagaattattgttttaatatcttataaccaaaatatttattgatatcaATGATACacttttatattataacttGATAACTTGACGTGATCAAACAGATGTATAGATTACAAAAGAAGCAGCAAATTCTGAAATTGGGATTTACCAAAACTGAAATTACTTCGTGCAAAAAGTTGAAAATTGGGCAATTATTTCGACGAAAAGACATCTCTCGCTTATACGCTACAGATTACACATTTAAATATGAAACATGTGTAGATAAGTCATAAAATAAAGGATTCATGCTTCACaccagaaaagagaaaaaaagaaaaagaaaaagagagagagtaaAAGACGGTTGATACAGCAGTAGTCAACTTAAataatcttcttcttttttatcaaacttTTCAGTTTAAATCTCACCCATTTTTGAATATTAGAGTTAAAACATGCACTTAATTTCAACTCTCGTGTGCTCGTTACTGTCTTGAATTTTGACTTTGATACAGTGCAGTCATTGGTGTTGGGAATCTTTGTTGATTTGCGTCTTAGTATTCTAATTAATAATAGgataaattacttattttgtttcaatggtttcatgatttttttttagttattataatttaaaaatgatttttttagttcttatatattacattttaattctctttagttcctatagtttaaaagtatttttttaatctttatagtttttattttaattatcttttagtcctgtaatttaaaagtaatctttttagtccctataatttgaaaatgatatttttagtccatataatttatattttaattatcttttagtccttattataaaaaaaataaaaataattagctacaaattaattgtaaattatcaactattttttattacaaattatcttgtgataaattagttactaattacttgttaatatttttatagttaattgtaattaataatattactcatattttgatggtaaggactaaaaaggaattaaaatataaaatatatgaactaaaaagaccactttcaaactatagaggctaaaaggaaattaaaatgcaaattataatgactaagaaaactattttcaagactaaaagagaattgaaatgtaaattatagggactaaaaaaatcacttttaaattatatggactaaaaatgTAAGAATCGTGAAACTATAGtgaccaaatgagtaatttaaccttaataatatctttttttttaagaaatctaTTTTTTCCTAGTTTGTTTAactctttaactttttttatcatgtaaCAAATACAAAGAAAGCAAGCAGAAACAACTCTTTAAAAGAAAGACGAATTTTCGTGCAATATTATTCTCTTTCTATCATGAGTGTAAGAAatcatgcaaaaaaaattattgatatgtataaaactataaaaaaaataatgcactTTATATATTGATTCTAACCTTTCTTTAAtagttaatttattatatttgtcaaCAGCAAAAAAAATTGCTATTCAAGCTAGTTGTTTATAGTCGATTAATGGCTAATTCAATATACAATCATCGACTAATGCATATCAATAGATTCTAACTCGTCTTAGCGTTAAAGATGATTGAAGACTAAAATAGCCATTTTTAATGGCTAACAACTAAAAGAATCATTTCTGGTAGCTAACGACTATTTCTGTCGATTGACAATTCACAGTTAATTTATGTCGGCTAACGCATGAGACTTGAATGAGTCCTATTTCATGGAAGACCTAGTCTAAAGAAGCATTTGAACCTAGTAAACTGTTGCAAGTAGTTTTTTCAAGGTCAAATGCATATGGATCCATGATtcctaaaaaatataagttgttGGTGGGAAATAACAGTTATTTGTTTGCAACAGCTCTAGCAAACATGGGGCCATAATTTCAACAGAAGTCAACAACTTAGGAAGTTTAAAATCATGTAATCCATGATCTCCAAAAATCTAGGATCATGGGTAGTTATTAGGAAACAACTGACATGCCTTACAAACAACTAACGCTTGCTTAGAAAACTCTTTAAATAGGACAAACTCATGTAAAAGGGGACGACGATCAAATCATTCAAATTACTCTTTTCTggtcatttatcttttatttgttctttatttACAACTTTCCCTTTACTGCTTTCAGTTGTTACATATTTCCTTTACCCTTTCATCCATTTATAgctttctttataatttttctttacagCTTTCAACCATTTACAACTTTCCTTTACCAAAATTTCACATAGGAGTAGCCTAGCATAGAAACATCAGTTCATCAATTGCTAGAAAGCTCATTAGAGTGGACTACGAACCCAATTAGAGAACATAATTCCTTTCTCAAGTCAGTCGCTTAAAGGGAATCACTCGTTGGTAGTTAGCCAACACGACAATTAATCAGCCGACACGACAACTAATCGGTCAACAGACTTTTCACACCAACATAAATTGGCATGCTCGATGAGACTTCCAGTCATCTCAAACTGAAGTTCCCTTCACCAACCTTCAAGATTTAAAGATTAATTCGACTCCAACAATGAGAAAGACTTCTAACAATCGAGTTAGGAAATAATCGCACACAGTTACAGTTATCGTAGTTGTACCTCACATGACTATAATCACTCAGGTAGTTGTTAGTCCACCAACTAACATCGCATATGGACTTCTTTATTACCCGCATCCTGTATTTGACATAGGATATGATCATGTAGTTACACACTTTGTAACTGTAGTCGCTTTTGTTCCTCCACATTCACTATAATGTGCAAGTGATCAGGAACCAGATCCTGTAGTTGTCCCTTCATACAATCTTGTTATTGTCGTTGCTTTTGTTCCTTATCAAAAGGTCAAATCCTGTAGTTGCACCTTCCTATATCCATCAACTGATGAAGATAGGAGTGCAAGACATCATGTACAAAATTTCTCAACATTTGGAAGATATTGTCAAGCCCCTAGTACAAAATGAGATTCAGAAGGCTAGAGAAGAAGAACTCCATCACCATGGCCAGTTGGAGGTGTCGGCTAATTCTTTGCATAGAATTCAGCCATGCTTTGGTCACTGGACCTATGATAGGCATTGAGGCATATGGGCCTCCTCTAGTGCTGTTTGAAACCACCCAAATGGCTAGGCAACCCCCAAATGCTATTGGAGTATTTGGATTGCCCTCTCACCTCGGTTCTCAAGCAACTACCTTTATATTTTAGGCTACTACGGCTAATCTTGGAGGCCAAAAGTTGCATTATAAGGCTCCTATAGATCAGTCGTATGGATTTACTCAATAGACAACTAGGGGCCAATCTAACTACAAACACCCGTATGAGTCCCAGGGGTCCTATTTTGTCATTCCTAAATCAGGAAAACAACCATTTTCCTTGGCTATCCCTAGTGTTCATTGGCCGATGTAGGTAAAGAAAACTAGCTACAAATAGGCATATGAGCTCCAAGGGTCCCATTTTGCCATTCCTGAATCAGGCAAATAGTCTTTAACCATAGCTACCTCTACTATTGCTCAACTGGTGTGGGCAAAGCAAAATAGTTACAAATAGGCACACGAGCCCCTAGGGTCTTACTCTGCCATTTTTGAATTAGGAAAACAATTGTTTACAATGGTTGCCTCTGGTAATCATCATTTTTATGGGCAAAACCGACATCCTCTACACAATCATTGATAGATCTTGATGTGATAGTTGATGTTATCAAGAATCACTTTAGGATGGAGATAAAGCCTATTGACAAACCAATCTATAAAATACCTTATCCATAATGGATAGATAAGGTTACAGCTTTGTTGAAAGGCTACGAAGTCCTTAACTTTTCAACGTTCTCAGGCAAAGGTAAAAATTCCATTGTGAAACATGTTAGCCATATTACGGCTCAATGTGAGAAAGCCAGTAAGAATGAATACCATATGTTACAACTACTTTCACTTTCTCTTACTAACACAACCTTCTAGTGGTATTCCACCTTGTCGCCTAGTTCTATTCATAATTGAGATGATATGGAAAAATGTTTCCATGATAGGTTTTACTCTCCTAAACCTAAAGTGTTTGGGGCTGACTTAATGAATACCAAGTAATGAGTGAATGAGTCAGCTGCTGAATACCTAGagagattcaggcacataaagaGCAAGTGTCATGTCTAGTTCCCATAACATTAATATGCTAATATAGTCATTAGGAACATGCTATGTCACCTGAAGGAGAAATTGATATTACAAGATTGTGTAGACCTAGGTCAGCTGACAACTAAAGTTATAAGGGTGGAACAATGCATTTGTGaattaaatcaaagaaaagTCCAAACAGACATGGGGGGCATGCAGGATGTGTCCACAACAGACAGTGACTCAAGAGATTCATTAGATGAGGAGATGACGGCTAAATAAATGCCAACCAAACTCTTGAAAAGATAATTCAGATTAGCCGACAAAGGATCAGAAATGAAGGTTGACACTAATCCATTCCCTATGACTGATTTGAGTTCGGTGACAACTTCCACGGCTTGGAAAATGTAGAAAATAATTCCCAAACTTGCGGGGCAATTGAACTACA contains:
- the IDL2A gene encoding IDA-like protein precursor, coding for MANYHSSKSLHLPCKTLSLVLLFVYLLLIGSCDAIRIGQTMKLNETREILKRKRNNQHGFPYKSMVFNFFPKGPVPPSGPSKRHNAVVDSTPNN